Proteins encoded in a region of the Halosimplex halophilum genome:
- the hemC gene encoding hydroxymethylbilane synthase: protein MSTTLRLGTRGSDLALRQAAAIKERLENRRFDVELVEVETTGDQITDEAIHELGKTGAFVRALDEEVIEGDCDAAVHSMKDMPTEMPENMVVAGVPERAAPRDVLVTREGTSLAGLPEGATVGTSSLRRGAQLLAERDDLDVQPLRGNVDTRIQKLLAPPLLREHERRVVAEADEEVEDMAEYKHLNDEGDDSGQGDGDDEDDSEYDRTVEEWFEDLTELERRALERDPDTEYDAIVLAEAGLERAGLLHHVEHRQLNPDEFVPAPGQGTLAVTAMDGDLAEDLRSVLDHSPTRVEATVERTVLDELGGGCVAPIGIYAVLQGSVVRASVRVLDREGDEEVRETRELPVQRHAAAAREFAAELADAGAADIIERARRDAGEESGAASASPDTPDGDGDGKGADDGAGGEE from the coding sequence ATGAGTACGACGCTCCGGCTGGGGACCCGCGGGTCCGACCTGGCGCTGCGCCAGGCGGCCGCCATCAAGGAACGGCTGGAGAACCGCCGCTTCGACGTGGAACTCGTCGAGGTCGAGACCACGGGCGACCAGATCACCGACGAGGCCATCCACGAGCTGGGCAAGACCGGCGCGTTCGTCCGCGCGCTCGACGAGGAGGTGATCGAGGGCGACTGCGACGCCGCCGTCCACTCGATGAAGGACATGCCCACCGAGATGCCCGAAAACATGGTCGTCGCGGGCGTCCCCGAGCGGGCCGCGCCGCGGGACGTGCTGGTCACCCGCGAGGGCACCTCCCTCGCGGGACTGCCCGAGGGCGCGACGGTCGGCACCTCCAGCCTCCGCCGGGGGGCGCAGTTGCTCGCCGAGCGCGACGACCTGGACGTGCAGCCGCTGCGCGGGAACGTCGACACGCGTATCCAGAAACTGCTCGCGCCGCCGCTGCTCCGCGAACACGAACGCCGCGTCGTCGCCGAGGCCGACGAGGAGGTCGAGGACATGGCGGAGTACAAGCACCTGAACGACGAGGGCGACGACAGCGGCCAGGGGGACGGCGACGACGAGGACGACTCCGAGTACGACCGCACCGTCGAGGAGTGGTTCGAGGACCTGACGGAACTGGAGCGGCGGGCGCTGGAGCGCGACCCGGACACCGAGTACGACGCCATCGTCCTCGCGGAGGCGGGGCTGGAGCGGGCGGGGCTGCTCCACCACGTCGAACACCGGCAGCTGAACCCCGACGAGTTCGTCCCGGCGCCGGGCCAGGGGACGCTGGCGGTCACGGCCATGGACGGCGACCTCGCGGAGGACCTGCGGAGCGTGCTGGACCACTCGCCGACGCGCGTCGAGGCGACCGTCGAGCGAACGGTGCTGGACGAACTCGGCGGGGGCTGCGTCGCTCCGATCGGCATCTACGCCGTCCTCCAGGGGTCTGTCGTCCGGGCCTCCGTCCGGGTGCTCGACCGCGAGGGCGACGAGGAGGTCCGCGAGACCCGCGAGCTGCCCGTCCAGCGCCACGCGGCGGCCGCCCGCGAGTTCGCGGCCGAGTTGGCCGACGCCGGCGCCGCCGACATCATCGAGCGGGCCCGACGGGACGCCGGCGAGGAGAGCGGCGCCGCCAGCGCCTCGCCGGACACGCCCGACGGGGACGGCGACGGGAAGGGCGCCGACGACGGCGCGGGTGGCGAGGAATGA
- a CDS encoding GIY-YIG nuclease family protein, giving the protein MTEGTYTLVVELAAPATVEVGALGDRAFPAGYYAYTGSAFGPGGFARVERHRELAAGERDARHWHVDYLLGHPDAGIDAVVRTAGADVECAVGRALAGADGTERVEGFGASDCDCDSHLVHAEDGAALRRAVERAHGSGDRA; this is encoded by the coding sequence ATGACGGAGGGGACGTACACGCTGGTCGTCGAACTGGCCGCGCCGGCGACGGTCGAGGTGGGCGCGCTGGGCGACCGGGCGTTCCCGGCGGGGTACTACGCCTACACCGGGAGCGCGTTCGGACCGGGCGGGTTCGCCCGCGTCGAGCGCCACCGCGAACTGGCCGCCGGCGAGCGCGACGCCCGCCACTGGCACGTCGACTACCTGCTCGGTCACCCCGACGCCGGGATCGACGCGGTCGTCCGGACCGCCGGCGCGGACGTGGAGTGTGCGGTCGGCCGCGCGCTCGCCGGCGCGGACGGGACCGAGCGCGTCGAGGGGTTCGGCGCCTCGGACTGCGACTGCGACTCCCACCTCGTCCACGCCGAGGACGGCGCGGCGCTCCGGCGGGCCGTCGAACGGGCCCACGGGAGCGGCGACCGAGCGTGA
- a CDS encoding HalOD1 output domain-containing protein: MGEMLSTKVSTEIAAREGVDPLQLDEPLYDAVDVGALERLVETAGREGGEFEVEFTYYGYDVVVDGSGEVTVTGGGRATGEAGRESTDRQATGR, from the coding sequence ATGGGTGAAATGTTGAGCACCAAGGTGAGCACGGAGATCGCGGCGCGGGAAGGCGTCGACCCGCTGCAACTGGACGAACCGCTCTACGACGCGGTAGACGTCGGCGCGCTCGAACGACTGGTCGAGACGGCCGGACGGGAGGGCGGGGAGTTCGAGGTCGAGTTCACGTACTACGGCTACGACGTGGTCGTCGACGGGTCCGGCGAGGTGACCGTCACCGGCGGGGGACGGGCCACCGGCGAGGCCGGGCGGGAGTCGACCGACCGGCAGGCGACCGGCCGATAG
- a CDS encoding Lrp/AsnC family transcriptional regulator has translation MAHELDDVDRGILHALQENAREATAAEMAEAVGVSASTVRNRIDRLEATGVVRGYHPEIDYERAGFQLHVFVVCRAPPAERSALAGDLLELPGVVRVRELLTGTENLHVEAIATGSGAVDDLLAAVTDLGIEIVSSDIVKTDHVQPFNHFGTSATDG, from the coding sequence ATGGCCCACGAGCTCGACGACGTGGACCGGGGGATCCTCCACGCGCTGCAGGAGAACGCCAGGGAGGCGACGGCCGCCGAGATGGCCGAGGCGGTGGGCGTCTCGGCCAGCACCGTCCGGAACCGCATCGACCGGCTGGAGGCGACCGGCGTAGTACGGGGATACCACCCCGAGATCGACTACGAGCGGGCGGGGTTCCAGCTGCACGTCTTCGTCGTCTGCCGGGCGCCGCCCGCCGAGCGGTCGGCGCTGGCCGGCGACCTGCTGGAGCTGCCGGGCGTCGTCCGCGTCCGCGAACTGTTGACCGGGACCGAGAACCTCCACGTCGAGGCGATCGCCACCGGCTCCGGCGCCGTCGACGACCTCCTCGCCGCGGTCACCGACCTGGGGATCGAGATCGTCAGCTCCGACATCGTCAAGACGGACCACGTCCAGCCGTTCAACCACTTCGGCACGTCGGCGACCGACGGGTGA
- a CDS encoding S9 family peptidase, whose protein sequence is MSPTDDTDALEELASLPTVAHPTASPDGDEVALYYDGTGRNELHVLDIETGELEQWSDGEVPRNARWFLKWGADGDRVFFHRDEDGDEQNDIYAIDRDGTVEPIVEMEGQCMLTSVAADGSRIVFGSSRDGQMNVYARDLATGETTKLTDYERAVWGAHLSPDGERIAYATNETDDFDNQDAYVADADGSNPRNLELGEVGAECGPADWGPDGDRLLVSDNTPDLGRVGVYDLDADAVTWLGDGEYDEEGVAFLNDGRVLASRERDAVTMPVVYDPGTGEGRELDLPEGVASTGWGYSSPDLGGGRVLVEHTTPTRRTELLAYDLDSDSAETLLEADHGPFEPDDFADAEYFTVESDGVPDTPQRAVEHDPYDELEIGALLYDSGERPSPLIVNPHGGPMARDAKQFDLYTQVLAMRGYSVLQVNYRGSTGRGREFKERLLDDWGGAEQGDVATAAEHVVAERDWIDDDRVVVFGGSYGGYSAYWQAVQYPDLYDAAVAWIGITDLADMYENTMPHFRTELMEKYLGTPDENPDLYEERSPVTHIENVDSPLLVVHGVNDRRVPVSQARIVREALDDAGYEEGPDGDFEYEELGEEGHASSDQQQKLRLFRLLDDFLDRRVGAPAAAEADD, encoded by the coding sequence ATGTCCCCGACGGACGACACAGACGCGCTCGAAGAACTCGCGAGTCTACCGACGGTCGCCCACCCCACGGCCTCGCCCGACGGCGACGAGGTGGCGCTGTACTACGACGGGACCGGCCGCAACGAACTCCACGTGCTCGATATCGAGACGGGCGAACTCGAACAGTGGTCCGACGGCGAGGTGCCGCGCAACGCCCGCTGGTTCCTCAAGTGGGGCGCCGACGGCGACCGCGTGTTCTTCCACCGCGACGAGGACGGCGACGAACAGAACGACATCTACGCCATCGACCGCGACGGGACGGTCGAACCTATCGTCGAGATGGAAGGTCAGTGCATGCTCACGAGCGTCGCCGCCGACGGCTCCCGCATCGTCTTCGGGTCCTCCCGCGACGGCCAGATGAACGTCTACGCCCGCGACCTGGCGACCGGCGAGACGACGAAACTCACCGACTACGAGCGGGCGGTGTGGGGCGCGCACCTCTCGCCGGACGGCGAGCGCATCGCCTACGCGACCAACGAGACCGACGACTTCGACAACCAGGACGCTTACGTCGCCGACGCGGACGGGTCGAACCCCCGGAACCTCGAACTCGGCGAGGTCGGCGCCGAGTGCGGCCCCGCCGACTGGGGGCCCGACGGCGACCGCCTGCTCGTCAGCGACAACACGCCGGACCTGGGGCGAGTCGGGGTCTACGACCTCGACGCGGACGCGGTGACCTGGCTCGGCGACGGCGAGTACGACGAGGAGGGGGTCGCGTTCCTGAACGACGGGCGCGTGCTCGCCAGCCGCGAGCGCGACGCCGTGACGATGCCGGTCGTCTACGACCCCGGGACCGGCGAGGGGCGCGAACTCGACCTGCCCGAGGGCGTTGCCTCGACGGGCTGGGGGTACAGCAGCCCGGATCTGGGCGGCGGCCGCGTGCTCGTCGAGCACACCACGCCCACCCGCCGCACGGAACTGCTGGCCTACGACCTCGACTCGGACAGCGCCGAGACGCTGCTGGAGGCCGACCACGGCCCCTTCGAGCCCGACGACTTCGCCGACGCCGAGTACTTCACCGTCGAGTCGGACGGGGTGCCCGACACGCCCCAGCGGGCCGTCGAGCACGACCCCTACGACGAACTGGAGATCGGCGCCCTGCTGTACGACTCGGGCGAGCGCCCGTCGCCGCTGATCGTCAACCCCCACGGCGGCCCGATGGCCCGCGACGCCAAGCAGTTCGACCTCTACACGCAGGTGCTGGCGATGCGCGGCTACTCCGTGTTGCAGGTCAACTACCGCGGGTCGACCGGCCGGGGCCGGGAGTTCAAGGAGCGCCTGCTCGACGACTGGGGCGGCGCCGAACAGGGCGACGTGGCGACCGCCGCCGAACACGTCGTCGCCGAGCGCGACTGGATCGACGACGACCGCGTCGTCGTCTTCGGCGGCTCCTACGGCGGCTACTCCGCCTACTGGCAGGCGGTGCAGTACCCCGACCTGTACGACGCCGCCGTCGCCTGGATCGGCATCACAGACCTGGCGGACATGTACGAGAACACGATGCCCCACTTCAGGACGGAGCTCATGGAGAAGTACCTCGGGACGCCCGACGAGAACCCCGACCTGTACGAGGAGCGCTCGCCGGTCACGCACATCGAGAACGTCGATTCACCGCTGCTGGTCGTCCACGGCGTCAACGACCGGCGGGTCCCCGTCTCCCAGGCCCGTATCGTCCGCGAGGCGCTCGACGACGCCGGCTACGAGGAAGGCCCGGACGGCGACTTCGAGTACGAGGAACTCGGCGAGGAGGGCCACGCCTCCTCCGACCAGCAGCAGAAGCTCCGGCTGTTCCGCCTGCTCGACGACTTCCTCGACCGCCGGGTCGGCGCGCCCGCCGCGGCCGAGGCCGACGACTGA
- a CDS encoding aldo/keto reductase, with protein sequence MEYVTAANVDVPALGFGTARMDSHAEQRRAVAAALDAGYRHVDTAQIYGSEPAVGEAVRDAALDREEVFLTTKLASDNRAYDDAVASTRASLDRLDTDYVDLLLIHSPNDDVPHAETLRAMNDLRDDGLVRHVGVSNFSVEQLREAMDASEAPILTNQVEYHVRKRRDDLLRFCVEEGVMLTAYSPLDVGGLADDDELAEIGDHHGKTASQVALRWLVQQPMVSAIPMSSDPEHIRANFDVFDFELAADEMERLFDRGGPIDGIRSVLGI encoded by the coding sequence ATGGAATACGTCACGGCCGCGAACGTCGACGTGCCGGCCCTGGGGTTCGGGACCGCCCGGATGGACAGCCACGCCGAGCAGCGCCGCGCCGTCGCGGCGGCGCTCGACGCGGGCTACCGCCACGTCGACACCGCGCAGATCTACGGCAGTGAGCCCGCCGTCGGGGAGGCCGTCAGGGACGCGGCACTCGACCGCGAGGAGGTCTTTCTCACCACCAAGCTCGCGAGCGACAACCGCGCGTACGACGACGCCGTCGCGTCGACCCGTGCGAGCCTCGACCGCCTCGACACCGACTACGTCGACCTGCTGCTCATCCACTCGCCCAACGACGACGTGCCCCACGCCGAGACGCTGCGGGCGATGAACGACCTCCGCGACGACGGGCTCGTCCGCCACGTCGGCGTCTCGAACTTCTCGGTCGAACAACTACGGGAGGCGATGGACGCCTCCGAGGCCCCGATCCTCACCAACCAGGTCGAGTACCACGTCCGGAAGCGCCGCGACGACCTCCTCCGGTTCTGCGTCGAGGAGGGCGTGATGCTGACCGCCTACAGCCCGCTCGACGTGGGCGGACTGGCAGACGACGACGAGCTCGCCGAGATCGGCGACCATCACGGGAAGACCGCGAGTCAGGTCGCGCTCCGCTGGCTGGTCCAGCAGCCGATGGTCTCGGCGATCCCGATGTCCAGCGACCCCGAACACATCCGGGCGAATTTCGACGTATTCGACTTCGAACTCGCGGCCGACGAGATGGAGCGGCTGTTCGACCGGGGCGGCCCGATCGACGGGATCCGGTCGGTGCTGGGCATCTGA